The following proteins are encoded in a genomic region of Nitratireductor sp. GISD-1A_MAKvit:
- the mdoH gene encoding glucans biosynthesis glucosyltransferase MdoH, with product MVSVRRVLSILFCLVMAGLVSSLAVGYFSADGIQWIDAIRIVLLAASTAWLAWGAAYAFNGLLAPRARRTDSSIELGSSVGRTAVLVPVYNEDPVKTFSHVAAMIGSLHQTGVAGLFDFAILSDTRDEDVAREEERWFQRLQLECAAHTRIFYRRREKNTGKKAGNVADFIRTSGALYEYLIVLDADSLMEGATMAEMVRRMDREPGLGLLQTLPKIVHARSFFGRAMQFSTGYYSPVYTRGLAALQGDAGPFWGHNAIVRTRAFAQSCGLPELSGAPPFGGHILSHDYVEAALLTRNGWTVRVDPDLTGSYEEGPDNVVDFAKRDRRWCQGNLQHGRVMVAPGLKLWSRFVFLQNIMAYVSSPLWALFIIASIAAPSLKGVPDYFPEPGLFPVFPRVEQGLALTLLVGVFGLLIGPKLLIVLRRAISGENEAFGGTGRALLNTLTEILSTSLLAPIMLMYQCRAVVEVLLGLDGGWPATDREAGSVSLSEAWTASWWISATGLVTLGLAFNFAPEYVGWLLLVAGPQVLAPVIIHLSSRSALPAREAGLFETSDDRAPAPVVLRQEAILSLWRDTEKQVVTPPSELKEQTLETADAD from the coding sequence ATGGTTAGCGTAAGGCGCGTTCTGTCGATCCTGTTCTGCCTTGTCATGGCCGGCCTGGTCTCTTCGCTTGCGGTTGGATATTTCTCCGCCGACGGTATTCAGTGGATCGATGCGATCCGGATCGTCCTGCTTGCAGCGAGCACGGCCTGGCTTGCATGGGGAGCAGCATATGCTTTCAACGGTCTTCTTGCTCCTCGTGCCAGACGCACAGACAGTTCAATAGAATTAGGTTCTTCAGTTGGACGAACAGCAGTTCTGGTGCCAGTCTATAACGAGGATCCGGTCAAGACGTTCTCGCATGTGGCCGCGATGATCGGCAGCCTTCACCAGACGGGTGTGGCGGGTTTATTCGACTTCGCAATACTTTCGGACACGCGTGATGAAGATGTCGCGCGGGAAGAAGAACGCTGGTTTCAGCGATTACAGCTCGAATGCGCGGCGCATACCCGGATCTTCTATCGGCGCCGGGAAAAGAACACGGGTAAGAAGGCGGGCAATGTCGCCGATTTCATCCGGACGTCCGGCGCGCTCTACGAGTATCTGATCGTGCTTGATGCCGACAGTCTCATGGAAGGCGCGACAATGGCCGAAATGGTGCGGCGCATGGATCGCGAGCCGGGGCTTGGCCTGCTTCAGACACTTCCAAAAATCGTGCACGCACGCTCCTTCTTCGGTCGCGCAATGCAGTTTTCCACCGGCTATTACTCCCCCGTCTACACGCGCGGCCTTGCAGCACTGCAAGGCGATGCGGGGCCATTCTGGGGTCACAACGCGATTGTGCGGACACGGGCATTTGCCCAAAGCTGCGGCCTGCCTGAGCTTTCCGGTGCGCCGCCCTTCGGCGGGCACATTCTGAGCCATGACTATGTGGAAGCCGCACTCCTGACACGCAATGGATGGACAGTGCGCGTGGATCCGGATCTGACAGGCTCCTATGAAGAAGGACCCGACAATGTGGTGGATTTCGCCAAGCGCGACCGCCGCTGGTGTCAAGGGAACCTTCAGCATGGGCGTGTCATGGTGGCTCCGGGGCTGAAGCTGTGGAGTCGTTTCGTCTTCCTCCAGAACATCATGGCCTATGTTTCATCGCCACTCTGGGCCCTGTTCATAATCGCCTCTATTGCCGCGCCCTCGCTGAAAGGTGTGCCTGACTATTTTCCAGAGCCGGGACTTTTTCCGGTTTTCCCCAGAGTGGAACAGGGGTTGGCTCTGACCCTGCTGGTCGGTGTGTTCGGGCTTCTCATCGGCCCCAAACTGCTGATTGTTCTTCGCAGAGCGATCAGTGGGGAGAATGAAGCATTTGGGGGCACCGGCCGTGCGCTTCTGAATACGCTGACGGAGATATTGTCGACCAGTCTGCTTGCGCCAATCATGTTAATGTATCAGTGCCGGGCGGTCGTCGAGGTGCTCCTTGGGTTAGATGGCGGGTGGCCAGCCACGGACAGGGAAGCCGGGTCCGTCAGTCTTTCCGAAGCCTGGACGGCAAGCTGGTGGATCAGTGCGACCGGGCTTGTTACGCTTGGGCTCGCGTTCAATTTTGCACCTGAATATGTGGGCTGGCTGTTGCTGGTGGCGGGGCCGCAGGTGCTGGCTCCCGTTATCATCCATTTGAGCTCGCGCAGTGCGCTACCTGCCCGAGAGGCAGGGTTGTTCGAGACCTCCGACGATCGCGCGCCTGCGCCCGTGGTGCTGCGGCAGGAGGCCATTCTCTCACTCTGGCGCGATACCGAAAAACAGGTGGTGACTCCTCCTTCAGAGTTAAAAGAGCAGACTCTTGAAACCGCTGATGCGGATTAG
- a CDS encoding OpgC family protein, with the protein MNAPFIPASAGRDQRLDVFRGLALITIFINHVPGNLYENFTSRNFGFSDAAEAFVLMSGIAVGLAYSRGFQSGSLRSACMKIWRRAGLLYITHIVTSVMAIGLVAAGALYLGVFEMLSRINFGPLLTKPLQTMVGLPLLGHQLGYFNILPLYAALLIISPLYILVGLRSPLALIGLAIGVWMLAGMFRINLPNYPNPGGWFFNPVSWQLIFAIGIAGGLCMLEGRRLVPYRAWFFWLCSAFLIFSYVWIALRAGALPGRRMLPFFIAGFDKTFLSLPRLLHALALAYVLVNLTFISRMFRWRVFRPVELMGQNGLAVFATGSVLAIALQILRLRFEPNLLSDAFLLVGGLAIQYGVARFLALQKSERKPVGKAAGNGFIAAPVEKEKLRESVL; encoded by the coding sequence ATGAACGCTCCCTTTATCCCCGCAAGCGCTGGCAGAGACCAGCGACTTGACGTGTTTCGCGGCCTCGCGCTGATCACGATCTTCATCAACCATGTTCCGGGCAATCTGTACGAGAACTTCACGTCACGCAATTTCGGTTTTTCCGACGCCGCAGAGGCGTTTGTTCTGATGTCCGGGATCGCGGTGGGGCTGGCCTATTCGCGCGGATTTCAAAGTGGTTCACTTCGCAGCGCATGCATGAAGATCTGGCGCCGCGCCGGCCTGCTTTACATTACGCACATTGTCACGTCTGTCATGGCAATCGGACTGGTTGCCGCTGGAGCATTGTATCTCGGCGTGTTCGAGATGCTGAGCCGCATCAATTTCGGTCCGCTTCTCACGAAGCCGCTGCAAACCATGGTGGGGCTGCCGCTTCTCGGTCATCAGCTCGGCTATTTCAACATTCTGCCGCTTTATGCGGCGCTGTTGATCATTTCCCCGTTGTACATCCTGGTTGGTTTGCGCAGCCCGCTCGCCCTCATCGGTCTGGCCATCGGCGTCTGGATGCTTGCGGGGATGTTCCGTATCAACCTGCCGAATTACCCCAATCCGGGTGGCTGGTTTTTCAACCCGGTTTCGTGGCAGCTCATCTTCGCAATTGGGATTGCGGGTGGGCTGTGCATGCTGGAGGGCCGCCGGCTCGTGCCCTACAGGGCTTGGTTTTTCTGGCTCTGCAGCGCGTTTTTGATCTTTTCCTATGTCTGGATCGCATTGCGGGCAGGAGCGTTGCCCGGTCGCAGAATGCTACCGTTTTTCATTGCCGGGTTTGACAAGACGTTTCTGTCATTGCCTCGCCTGCTGCATGCATTGGCGCTGGCCTATGTTTTGGTAAATCTGACTTTCATTTCACGCATGTTTCGCTGGCGGGTGTTTCGCCCTGTGGAGTTGATGGGGCAGAACGGTCTTGCCGTTTTCGCCACGGGTTCGGTGCTGGCCATTGCTTTGCAGATATTGCGTTTGCGGTTTGAACCAAACCTGCTCTCCGACGCATTCCTGCTCGTCGGCGGCCTGGCTATCCAGTATGGCGTTGCGCGCTTCCTCGCGTTGCAAAAATCGGAACGGAAGCCGGTAGGCAAAGCGGCCGGGAACGGCTTTATTGCAGCGCCTGTTGAGAAAGAGAAGCTGCGGGAAAGCGTTCTTTGA
- a CDS encoding dihydroxyacetone kinase subunit L, translated as MIDSKAISDALKRIASHTAAASEELCAADGALGDGDLGITVSKGFEEAAAAELPDDVGMALFEIAKAFQRVSSSSYGTLLATGFMAAAKLEKGKSRIEPEEISGLVAAARDAMMARGKGNLGDKTVLDSLDALAGALKEAPPHAMVQAAKNAVSQTVDTFRVRPNKLGRARMFGEKSKGLADPGQLAFLRIVEGLDNA; from the coding sequence ATGATCGACAGCAAGGCGATTTCAGATGCTCTCAAACGCATCGCGTCCCATACCGCTGCAGCGAGCGAGGAGCTTTGCGCCGCCGATGGCGCCCTCGGAGACGGAGACCTTGGCATCACGGTCTCCAAGGGGTTCGAAGAGGCCGCTGCGGCAGAGCTTCCCGATGATGTGGGCATGGCGCTCTTCGAAATCGCAAAGGCTTTTCAGCGCGTCTCGTCATCCTCCTATGGCACGCTGCTTGCCACGGGTTTCATGGCAGCAGCGAAACTTGAAAAGGGGAAATCCCGTATCGAGCCGGAGGAAATATCCGGCCTCGTCGCCGCCGCACGCGACGCCATGATGGCGCGCGGAAAGGGCAATCTTGGTGACAAGACCGTACTCGACAGTCTCGATGCTCTGGCCGGCGCACTAAAGGAGGCACCGCCTCACGCAATGGTCCAAGCGGCAAAAAATGCCGTCTCACAGACCGTCGACACATTTCGCGTTCGCCCCAACAAGCTCGGCCGGGCACGTATGTTCGGCGAAAAAAGCAAAGGGCTTGCCGATCCGGGGCAATTGGCCTTCCTGCGCATTGTCGAGGGGCTCGACAACGCCTAG
- a CDS encoding dihydroxyacetone kinase subunit DhaK — protein MKKILNNPADYVDEMLEGMVAAHPETYAQPVRRVIARAAGAKKGKVGIVTGGGSGHLPIFTGYVGTGLLDACAIGDVFASPSAEQMAEAIRLADGGAGVLRLYGNYGGDVMNFDMAGEMAEMEHDIRTTTVLLTDDVVSAPKEEAEKRRGVAGMVYAFKIAGAAAERGGDLDEVTRIAQKTADACRSIGMALTPCTIPQAGKPTFEIGETEMEMGMGIHGEPGIWRDAIKPADEIAEEMLERLMADQPLAKGDRISILVNSLGATPAEELYILYRHAKQKLDALGVEIVMPLVGRYATSMEMTGATITMIKLDDELEGLLKAPAECAFWRV, from the coding sequence ATGAAAAAGATCCTGAACAACCCTGCCGACTATGTCGATGAAATGCTGGAGGGGATGGTCGCAGCCCATCCTGAAACCTACGCTCAGCCCGTGCGCCGCGTCATCGCACGGGCCGCAGGCGCGAAAAAAGGCAAGGTCGGGATCGTGACCGGCGGTGGCTCCGGCCATCTGCCCATCTTTACCGGCTATGTGGGCACCGGCCTGCTCGATGCCTGTGCCATTGGCGATGTCTTCGCCAGCCCGTCTGCCGAACAGATGGCCGAGGCGATCCGTCTGGCCGATGGCGGCGCCGGCGTGTTGCGCCTCTATGGCAATTATGGCGGCGATGTCATGAATTTCGACATGGCCGGCGAAATGGCCGAAATGGAGCACGATATTCGCACCACCACCGTGCTTCTGACCGACGATGTGGTTTCGGCCCCGAAGGAAGAGGCCGAGAAGCGGCGCGGCGTGGCCGGCATGGTCTATGCTTTCAAGATCGCAGGTGCTGCCGCCGAGCGCGGCGGCGATCTGGATGAAGTCACCCGCATCGCCCAGAAAACCGCCGATGCCTGCCGCTCCATCGGTATGGCACTGACGCCCTGCACCATCCCGCAGGCGGGCAAGCCGACCTTCGAGATCGGCGAGACCGAAATGGAAATGGGCATGGGCATCCATGGTGAGCCCGGCATCTGGCGCGATGCGATCAAGCCCGCCGACGAGATTGCAGAAGAAATGCTGGAGCGCCTCATGGCCGACCAGCCTCTGGCAAAGGGCGACCGCATTTCCATTCTCGTGAACTCACTGGGCGCAACTCCGGCCGAAGAACTCTACATTCTCTATCGGCACGCGAAGCAGAAGCTCGATGCGCTCGGCGTCGAGATCGTGATGCCGCTCGTTGGCCGCTATGCGACATCCATGGAAATGACCGGCGCAACGATCACGATGATCAAGCTGGACGATGAACTGGAAGGTCTGCTCAAGGCGCCGGCCGAATGCGCTTTCTGGCGCGTCTAG
- a CDS encoding ABC transporter permease, giving the protein MNALARIFATSQGIVFFVAVLFALVLGLINPAFFTPATLIDLARNGLVTGIFALGVMMVLASGGIDVSHTAIGAFAMYATMKIVLGIDLDLPIIAYFVIAAIIGAGLGLINGVLIGGLGLNTLIVTLGTLSFFRGALLTFLGTTYITSVPREVINFSRTILIRIENTVGQMVSLPASFLVLVAVTIVLAIIMNFTVFGRKVYAIGGSEEAAQRIGIRIKRVKVLIYVIAGAIAGLAGMTHVTLSRMANPFDLVGMELNVIAAVVLGGARITGGHGTVLGTLLGVFVITMINTTLLMAGVPSYWQKFVIGCLIIVGTGLPIVIDRLAKHRQRLKRPLEA; this is encoded by the coding sequence ATGAACGCGCTGGCCCGCATCTTTGCCACGTCACAGGGCATCGTGTTCTTCGTCGCGGTCCTTTTCGCCCTCGTTCTGGGCCTTATCAATCCGGCGTTTTTCACACCTGCCACGCTGATCGACCTTGCTCGCAACGGGCTTGTGACCGGTATTTTCGCGCTTGGCGTGATGATGGTTCTCGCCTCCGGCGGTATCGATGTCTCGCACACCGCCATCGGCGCCTTTGCCATGTATGCGACAATGAAGATCGTTCTCGGCATCGACCTCGATCTGCCGATCATCGCCTATTTCGTCATCGCCGCAATCATCGGTGCGGGGCTCGGGCTGATCAACGGGGTGTTGATCGGTGGGCTTGGATTGAACACGCTGATTGTCACCCTGGGCACGCTGTCTTTTTTCCGCGGCGCGCTGCTCACCTTCCTCGGCACCACCTACATCACCTCGGTGCCGCGTGAGGTGATCAATTTTTCCCGCACGATTCTCATTCGCATCGAGAACACCGTTGGCCAGATGGTTTCGCTGCCTGCCTCCTTTCTGGTTCTGGTGGCAGTGACCATCGTCCTTGCCATTATCATGAACTTCACCGTTTTCGGTCGGAAGGTCTATGCCATCGGCGGTTCGGAAGAGGCGGCCCAGCGCATCGGGATCCGTATCAAGCGGGTCAAGGTGTTGATCTATGTAATCGCAGGTGCGATTGCCGGACTGGCGGGCATGACGCATGTGACGCTCTCGCGCATGGCCAATCCGTTCGATCTGGTTGGCATGGAACTCAACGTCATCGCGGCTGTGGTCCTGGGCGGTGCGCGCATCACCGGCGGGCATGGCACGGTGCTCGGCACGCTCCTTGGCGTTTTCGTCATCACCATGATCAACACGACGCTTCTGATGGCCGGCGTTCCATCCTACTGGCAGAAATTCGTGATCGGCTGTCTGATCATCGTCGGTACCGGACTGCCCATCGTCATCGACCGTCTTGCGAAACACCGCCAGCGCCTGAAACGCCCACTGGAGGCGTGA
- a CDS encoding ATP-binding cassette domain-containing protein, producing the protein MQRARDAVKNLRIKTPDVTPAVATLSGGNQQRVVLARWMERNPRLLILNGPTVGVDVGSKREIHELLVSLSRSGTAVMVVTDDISEALALSDRILVMVRGRITAGFDAATVDEDTLYNEVIREDRA; encoded by the coding sequence ATGCAGCGCGCCCGTGATGCAGTGAAAAACCTGCGCATCAAGACCCCCGACGTCACGCCTGCCGTGGCGACACTTTCGGGCGGCAATCAGCAGCGTGTCGTTCTGGCCCGCTGGATGGAGCGCAATCCCCGCCTGCTGATCCTGAACGGCCCCACCGTGGGTGTCGATGTGGGCTCGAAACGCGAAATCCACGAATTGCTCGTCTCACTCAGCCGCAGCGGCACGGCGGTCATGGTCGTGACCGACGACATTTCCGAAGCGCTCGCCCTCTCCGACCGCATTCTGGTGATGGTGCGCGGACGCATCACTGCAGGCTTCGACGCCGCGACGGTGGATGAAGACACACTTTACAACGAAGTCATCAGGGAGGACCGGGCATGA
- a CDS encoding sugar ABC transporter ATP-binding protein, with protein MNDEASGSTPILRMQDIRKAYGPVRVLEDVNLELSTGEVRCLAGENGSGKSTLIKILSGVVSADAGQVWLNGRQLGNDPMGAITAGLSVIYQDFSLFPNLSVWENIGFLTSVTSGDVIHRRSARRKLAMDTLKRMQVEIDPDAPVELLPVASKQLVAIARALANEARIIVMDEPTTALTRSEVAHLLDIVAALKKEGVSFLFVSHKIEEVFAVCDTVTVLRDGAVVVEGPIGEFDAGRLVEAMTGRSVDSQRLPREESPLQRPFLAARGLGRRGNFVDVDLELRPGEIVSVVGLLGSGRTELAQTLFGYMQPDAGRIEIDGNAVTLKSQHDAIERGIAYVPEDRLTEGLFLNQPIGDNITVSSLEKSTKLGIVSATGPDAARP; from the coding sequence ATGAACGACGAAGCGAGCGGAAGCACGCCCATTCTGCGAATGCAGGACATCCGCAAGGCCTATGGCCCGGTGCGCGTGCTGGAGGACGTCAATCTCGAACTCAGCACCGGAGAGGTGCGGTGTCTGGCCGGCGAAAACGGCTCCGGAAAATCAACACTGATCAAGATCCTGTCGGGCGTGGTGAGCGCGGATGCAGGTCAGGTCTGGCTGAATGGCCGTCAATTGGGCAACGATCCCATGGGGGCCATCACGGCGGGCCTTTCGGTCATCTACCAGGACTTTTCGCTCTTTCCCAATTTGAGCGTCTGGGAGAATATCGGTTTCCTCACATCGGTCACTTCGGGTGATGTCATTCACAGGCGCAGCGCCCGCCGCAAACTGGCCATGGACACACTGAAGCGCATGCAGGTGGAGATCGACCCCGATGCGCCGGTTGAACTTCTGCCGGTTGCCTCGAAACAGCTCGTCGCCATTGCCCGGGCACTGGCCAATGAGGCGCGCATCATCGTGATGGATGAGCCGACCACCGCGCTCACGCGCAGCGAGGTGGCCCATCTGCTCGACATCGTCGCCGCGCTCAAGAAGGAAGGCGTTTCCTTTCTTTTCGTGAGCCACAAGATCGAAGAGGTTTTTGCCGTCTGCGATACGGTGACGGTTCTGCGCGACGGCGCCGTTGTGGTGGAAGGGCCCATCGGTGAGTTCGATGCCGGGCGGCTTGTGGAAGCCATGACCGGTCGATCGGTGGATAGCCAGCGGCTGCCGCGCGAAGAGAGCCCTCTCCAGCGCCCCTTCCTCGCGGCCCGCGGCCTCGGTCGCCGCGGCAATTTCGTCGATGTGGATCTGGAACTGAGACCAGGGGAAATCGTCTCCGTGGTCGGCCTTCTGGGGTCCGGCCGGACCGAGCTGGCACAGACCCTGTTCGGCTATATGCAGCCGGATGCCGGGCGCATCGAGATCGATGGCAATGCCGTCACTTTGAAAAGCCAGCACGATGCCATCGAGCGGGGCATCGCCTATGTGCCGGAAGACCGGCTGACGGAGGGTCTCTTCCTGAACCAGCCGATCGGCGACAACATCACCGTTTCAAGTCTGGAGAAATCGACAAAGCTTGGCATTGTCAGCGCGACAGGGCCTGATGCAGCGCGCCCGTGA
- a CDS encoding autoinducer 2 ABC transporter substrate-binding protein translates to MKLSGIAWFNRMEEGVKEYAAETGHDATQVGPASADAALQVQMIEDLIAKKVDAITVVPNSPEALEPVLGKALDAGIKVVGHEASSLENITYDVEAFDNAAYGRHLMEALAQAMGGEGEYAVFVGHLTAKTHNEWVDAAIEYQKEKYPNMTLVTDKLESNEQQQTAYQKTKELLRTYPNLKGIQGSAGEDVVGAALAVEEAGLDGKVKIVGTSLVSVAGPYLETGAINMISFWDPAKAGIAMNKVASMAIEGKEITDGMDLGVEGYNAIKLDGKVLYGQAWVDVTTDNMSDYDF, encoded by the coding sequence GTGAAACTGTCGGGCATTGCCTGGTTCAACCGCATGGAAGAAGGCGTCAAGGAATATGCCGCCGAAACCGGCCATGACGCGACCCAGGTTGGTCCGGCATCTGCCGATGCCGCACTTCAGGTCCAGATGATCGAGGATCTGATTGCCAAGAAGGTCGACGCAATCACCGTTGTGCCGAACTCTCCCGAGGCGCTTGAGCCCGTGCTTGGCAAAGCACTCGACGCCGGCATCAAGGTGGTCGGCCACGAAGCATCCAGCCTCGAAAACATCACCTACGACGTCGAAGCCTTCGACAACGCGGCCTACGGTCGTCACCTGATGGAAGCGCTCGCACAGGCCATGGGCGGCGAAGGCGAATATGCCGTGTTCGTCGGTCACCTGACGGCCAAGACCCACAATGAATGGGTCGACGCCGCAATCGAGTACCAGAAGGAAAAGTACCCGAACATGACGCTTGTCACCGACAAGCTGGAGAGCAACGAGCAGCAGCAGACCGCATACCAGAAGACCAAGGAACTTCTGCGCACCTATCCGAACCTGAAGGGCATTCAGGGCTCGGCCGGTGAAGATGTCGTGGGCGCGGCTCTGGCGGTAGAGGAAGCGGGGCTCGACGGTAAGGTCAAGATCGTCGGCACAAGCCTTGTTTCGGTTGCAGGTCCCTATCTGGAGACCGGTGCCATCAACATGATCTCCTTCTGGGATCCGGCAAAGGCCGGCATCGCCATGAACAAGGTCGCTTCCATGGCCATTGAAGGCAAGGAAATCACCGACGGCATGGACCTCGGCGTCGAGGGCTACAATGCCATCAAGCTCGACGGCAAGGTGCTCTACGGTCAGGCCTGGGTCGATGTCACCACCGACAACATGAGCGATTACGACTTCTGA
- a CDS encoding FGGY-family carbohydrate kinase has protein sequence MGCYLGIDIGTFETKGVLADGEGRILATAKRRHDMIVPQPGWAEHDAEKDWWGEFCSISQELIATAGVAPDDIKAVAASGIGPCMLPVDEDGKPLMNAVLYGVDTRASEEIEELTAEIGEETLLAECGNSLTSQSVGPKILWLKKNRPEIYARTHKVMNSSSFLVHRLTGRFVIDHYSAASSSPLYDIRTNRWNDRYADRIIEPERLPELLWSTEIAGHVTEQAAKETGLAPGTPVTAGTIDAAAEAVSVGVLGTGEMMMMYGSTMFIILVTDHRVEDGRLWYAPWLFEGQHACMSGTSTSGTLTRWFQEQFARELDDEDALRLLAEEAANAPVGANGIVVLPYFSGERTPIHDPHARGMIFGLDLTHTRADVYRGFLEGIAYGVTSIIETYEAAGAKIERIAAVGGGTKNDVWSEAISDASGKTQDVAANTVGAAFGNAFLAAVSVGAAGSDDIRRWNPMERSIAPQEENRAIHDVRYRTFKELYARNSDLMRGAQ, from the coding sequence ATGGGCTGCTATCTCGGCATCGATATCGGAACCTTCGAGACCAAGGGCGTTCTGGCCGACGGCGAGGGACGCATTCTGGCCACGGCGAAGCGACGGCACGACATGATCGTGCCACAGCCCGGCTGGGCCGAACATGACGCCGAGAAAGACTGGTGGGGCGAATTCTGTTCCATCAGCCAGGAACTGATTGCTACCGCCGGTGTTGCCCCCGATGACATCAAGGCAGTGGCGGCCAGCGGCATCGGTCCCTGCATGCTGCCGGTCGATGAAGACGGCAAGCCGCTGATGAACGCCGTTCTCTATGGCGTCGACACCCGCGCTTCCGAGGAGATTGAGGAACTGACCGCCGAGATCGGCGAGGAGACGCTGCTTGCAGAATGCGGCAACAGCCTCACCTCGCAATCGGTTGGCCCCAAGATTCTCTGGCTTAAGAAGAACAGGCCGGAGATCTACGCCCGCACCCACAAGGTCATGAACTCGTCATCCTTCCTCGTGCACCGGCTGACGGGACGTTTCGTCATCGATCACTATTCTGCGGCGTCCTCCAGCCCGCTCTACGATATCCGAACCAATCGATGGAACGACCGCTATGCGGATCGCATCATCGAACCGGAGCGGCTGCCGGAGCTTTTGTGGAGCACCGAGATTGCCGGCCATGTTACGGAACAGGCGGCGAAGGAAACCGGACTTGCCCCCGGTACGCCGGTTACGGCAGGCACCATCGACGCTGCTGCCGAGGCCGTCAGTGTCGGGGTTCTGGGAACCGGCGAAATGATGATGATGTATGGCTCGACCATGTTCATCATTCTGGTCACGGACCACCGTGTCGAAGACGGTCGGCTCTGGTATGCCCCTTGGTTGTTCGAGGGGCAGCACGCCTGCATGTCCGGCACTTCGACCAGCGGCACGCTCACCCGCTGGTTTCAGGAACAGTTCGCCCGCGAGCTGGATGATGAAGATGCGCTGCGCCTGCTCGCTGAAGAGGCAGCGAACGCGCCGGTCGGCGCCAACGGCATCGTCGTCCTTCCATATTTTTCCGGCGAACGTACCCCTATCCACGACCCCCATGCGCGCGGGATGATCTTTGGGCTGGATCTCACTCACACGCGGGCAGATGTCTATCGCGGCTTTCTTGAAGGCATCGCCTACGGCGTGACGTCAATCATCGAGACCTACGAAGCGGCCGGCGCCAAAATCGAGCGCATCGCCGCTGTCGGTGGCGGAACCAAGAACGACGTCTGGTCTGAGGCAATTTCCGACGCCAGCGGCAAGACACAGGATGTCGCCGCAAACACAGTGGGCGCGGCCTTTGGAAATGCATTTCTCGCTGCCGTCTCCGTGGGCGCAGCAGGCAGCGACGACATCCGGCGCTGGAACCCGATGGAACGCAGCATTGCTCCGCAGGAGGAAAACCGCGCCATCCACGATGTGCGCTATCGCACGTTCAAGGAATTGTACGCCCGCAACAGCGATCTGATGAGGGGAGCCCAGTAG
- a CDS encoding M42 family metallopeptidase: MKERLRSLLKNLMLTPGLSGHEDRVRRRIEKELSDLPLSIRTDRLGNLIATLEGDEGAPSVMLFAHTDQLGFMVRKIEDNGLVRIERLGGIPEKALPAQAVLFCVGEGRDVQGVIANKSHHATPPEEKYKVTPYQEVFIDVGAEDAEGVKALGIEIGTPVVYDPRVIELNENRLIGTSVDDRAGCAVIVEVARALAAKGPRPTVHFVFAVLEEFNLQGAMVAARAINPDIAIQLDLALNADTPDMTQRGEVALGNGPAMSLYSFHGRGTLNGTIPHPALPKLFSDTAAAEGINLQRTAHTGALTDSSYVQLVNEGVACIDMCFPCRYTHTSLEMCDLRDLEALTKLLIAAIRRVDADFSLNRDDYT; this comes from the coding sequence ATGAAAGAGCGCCTCCGCTCCCTGCTCAAAAACCTGATGCTGACGCCGGGTCTGTCCGGTCATGAAGACCGCGTCCGTCGCCGCATCGAGAAAGAGCTCTCCGATCTGCCGCTGTCCATCCGCACGGATCGCCTGGGCAATCTGATCGCCACGCTGGAAGGTGACGAGGGTGCACCTTCGGTCATGCTTTTTGCCCACACCGACCAGCTCGGTTTCATGGTGCGCAAGATCGAGGACAATGGCCTTGTGCGCATCGAACGACTGGGCGGCATTCCGGAGAAGGCCCTTCCCGCGCAGGCCGTGCTGTTCTGTGTCGGCGAAGGCCGCGATGTGCAGGGCGTGATTGCCAACAAGAGCCATCATGCCACGCCGCCGGAAGAGAAGTACAAGGTCACGCCCTATCAGGAAGTGTTCATAGATGTTGGCGCGGAGGACGCCGAAGGCGTCAAGGCGCTGGGCATCGAGATCGGAACGCCGGTGGTCTATGATCCGCGCGTCATCGAACTCAACGAGAATCGCCTTATCGGCACCTCGGTTGACGACCGGGCAGGCTGCGCGGTGATCGTCGAGGTTGCCCGCGCGCTCGCCGCAAAAGGCCCGCGCCCCACGGTGCATTTTGTCTTCGCGGTGCTTGAGGAGTTCAACCTTCAGGGTGCAATGGTCGCTGCCCGCGCGATCAATCCAGACATCGCGATCCAGCTCGATCTGGCGCTCAATGCCGACACGCCGGACATGACCCAGCGCGGTGAAGTGGCGCTCGGCAATGGCCCGGCGATGAGCCTCTATTCGTTCCACGGGCGCGGCACGCTGAACGGCACCATCCCGCACCCGGCATTGCCGAAGCTCTTCTCAGACACCGCCGCCGCCGAGGGCATCAATCTTCAGCGCACGGCCCACACCGGTGCACTGACCGACTCTTCGTATGTGCAGCTCGTCAATGAAGGCGTTGCCTGCATCGATATGTGCTTCCCCTGCCGCTACACCCACACCTCGCTCGAAATGTGCGACCTTCGCGACCTGGAAGCCCTCACGAAACTGCTGATCGCCGCGATCCGCCGGGTCGACGCCGATTTCAGCCTTAACCGGGATGACTACACCTGA